In one window of Sinorhizobium chiapasense DNA:
- a CDS encoding MFS transporter: MTAPALTPQKVLFLATGLAGSFLVNLSAQFPSANIADIQGGLFSTADEGSWILTVYTMGNCAGIVTSGLLIGALSIGRYLVVSSILFAAMAIACAMTTDLNVVVGLRAVQGFAAGGFGPAAFAATFMVAGGPRLPYAVVILAFTLLFPAAAGPIISGFVEDSLGWRALFLIQAAIGALLATAARLWVPHTAPNWSALKADWVAITLLSLALASLMLVLNQGTRRFWFESEIIVWGTVVSVAAWAGFIFAARFSPLPFMAPRLLLTQKFGIPIALNVLLRAGLAVSSYLVPQFLAIVQGYRPLEISELMLWAAAAQLLALPLVSWLLHLCDLRVVMGIGVALLAFGTVLMIGQTALSAGEQFRDALVVYSAGQLLLLAPS, encoded by the coding sequence ATGACCGCGCCGGCTCTGACACCACAAAAGGTTCTTTTTCTCGCCACCGGTCTTGCGGGTTCATTCCTGGTGAATCTGTCGGCGCAATTTCCCTCGGCCAATATCGCCGACATCCAGGGAGGGCTCTTCTCCACCGCGGACGAGGGCTCCTGGATACTCACCGTCTATACCATGGGCAACTGCGCCGGGATCGTCACCTCGGGCCTGTTGATCGGGGCATTGAGCATCGGTCGGTATCTCGTCGTGAGTTCGATTCTGTTCGCCGCCATGGCGATCGCCTGCGCCATGACGACCGACCTGAACGTCGTTGTAGGCCTTCGTGCCGTCCAGGGCTTCGCAGCCGGCGGGTTCGGACCGGCGGCGTTCGCGGCCACGTTCATGGTCGCGGGCGGCCCGCGGCTGCCCTATGCCGTGGTGATACTGGCATTTACCCTTCTTTTTCCCGCGGCGGCGGGGCCAATCATTTCCGGTTTCGTCGAGGACAGCCTCGGCTGGAGAGCTTTGTTCCTGATCCAGGCCGCGATCGGCGCACTGCTGGCCACTGCTGCCCGCCTGTGGGTACCGCACACGGCACCCAACTGGTCTGCGCTCAAGGCTGATTGGGTGGCCATCACGCTGTTGTCGCTTGCTCTGGCGAGCCTGATGCTCGTCCTCAATCAGGGAACGCGCCGCTTCTGGTTCGAGAGCGAAATAATCGTCTGGGGCACGGTCGTGTCCGTTGCCGCGTGGGCGGGCTTCATATTCGCTGCTCGTTTCTCGCCGCTGCCGTTTATGGCGCCGCGGCTGCTGCTTACGCAGAAGTTCGGTATTCCCATAGCGCTTAATGTCCTGTTGCGCGCTGGCCTCGCGGTGAGCTCTTACCTCGTGCCGCAATTCCTCGCGATCGTGCAGGGATATCGTCCCCTCGAAATCTCCGAACTCATGCTTTGGGCGGCGGCGGCGCAATTGCTCGCCCTGCCGCTGGTCTCGTGGCTGCTGCATTTGTGCGATCTGCGCGTGGTCATGGGAATCGGCGTCGCACTTCTGGCCTTCGGTACGGTGTTGATGATCGGCCAGACCGCGCTCTCAGCGGGGGAACAATTCCGTGATGCGCTCGTCGTCTACTCGGCCGGTCAACTCCTGCTGTTGGCCCCGTCATGA
- a CDS encoding SDR family NAD(P)-dependent oxidoreductase, which produces MNQHSKGTALITGASSGIGAIYADRLARRGYDLILVARNQARLNELAKRLTDETGRSIEIVQADLGNKADLGRVERILQADASITLLVNNAGVGATAPLLASDVDKMEEMITLNVSALTRLTYAVVPGFVARGTGEIINIASVVGIAPERLNGVYGGTKAFVLAFTLSLQSELANKNIRIQAVLPGATATDFWAIAGTPIEHVPSELVMPAEDMVDAALAGFDMGELITIPSLPDAADWEAYEAARQKLMPNLSRSVPAARYRAAAG; this is translated from the coding sequence ATGAACCAGCACTCGAAAGGTACCGCGCTGATTACCGGCGCATCCTCCGGCATTGGTGCGATCTATGCCGATCGCCTGGCGCGCAGGGGGTATGATCTGATCCTAGTGGCCCGCAACCAGGCCCGGCTCAACGAACTCGCCAAGCGCCTTACCGACGAGACCGGCCGCTCGATCGAGATCGTTCAGGCGGATCTCGGCAACAAGGCCGATCTCGGCCGCGTCGAACGCATACTTCAGGCCGATGCCAGCATAACCTTGCTGGTCAACAACGCCGGTGTCGGCGCGACCGCGCCGCTACTCGCATCCGATGTCGACAAGATGGAGGAGATGATCACGCTGAACGTCAGCGCGCTGACGCGGTTGACCTATGCGGTGGTCCCCGGCTTCGTTGCCCGCGGGACCGGTGAGATCATCAATATCGCTTCGGTCGTCGGCATCGCGCCTGAAAGGCTGAACGGCGTCTACGGCGGAACAAAGGCCTTCGTGCTCGCCTTCACGCTGTCGCTCCAGAGCGAACTGGCCAACAAGAACATCCGCATTCAAGCCGTCCTCCCGGGCGCAACCGCCACCGACTTCTGGGCTATCGCGGGGACACCGATAGAGCATGTCCCGAGTGAACTCGTCATGCCCGCCGAGGACATGGTGGACGCCGCACTCGCCGGCTTCGATATGGGCGAACTGATCACCATTCCATCCCTGCCGGACGCCGCCGATTGGGAGGCCTACGAGGCGGCGCGTCAGAAGCTCATGCCGAACCTCTCCCGCAGTGTGCCCGCCGCCCGCTACCGGGCCGCAGCCGGCTAG
- a CDS encoding cytochrome c biogenesis protein DipZ, whose protein sequence is MILFTIAYLAGVLTIVSPCILPVLPFVFSRAGQPFARSILPMLFGKVVTFAGVATLAAIGGDWAVQANEAGRYAAIAVLAVFGVMLLSPQVAAVVTRPVVALGNRLSQRAAGQRASVGASLLLGVATGLLWAPCAGPILGLVLTGAALHGANVETTLLLTAYAAGAATSLALAVLAGGRMFAAMKRSLGVGERLRQGLGVAVLAGVAAIALGLDTGLLARLSYAGTTNLEQSLLNRLRTDTYAATTVDRAASAADGQPQAYRSSLPVEGILPPLDGAVEWLNSEPLTVEQLRGKVVLVDFWTYSCINCIRTVPYVRAWAEKYRDQGLVVIGVHAPEFAFEKRIDNVKRAVRDFKIGYPVAIDNDFAIWRAFGNSYWPAHYFIDAEGRIRHHHFGEGDYEESERVIQELLAEAAGSRGNDGGIVKPEAKGAESAPDFANLQSGEDYVGYMRAGNFVSPEGVSADEARDYSVGELRLNQWGLAGNWTVGPEQATLNRAGGTITYRFSARDLHLVLGPGADGRKVRFQVKVDGVAPGPDHGSDIDADGDGTVSETRLYQLVRQSGEVRERTFEIRFLDPDVEAFVFTFG, encoded by the coding sequence ATGATCCTTTTCACGATAGCTTATCTCGCAGGCGTGCTGACCATTGTCAGCCCCTGCATCCTTCCTGTCCTGCCCTTCGTGTTTTCTCGGGCCGGTCAACCATTTGCGAGGAGCATTCTTCCGATGCTCTTCGGAAAGGTTGTGACATTCGCGGGCGTGGCGACGCTCGCCGCGATCGGCGGGGACTGGGCGGTGCAAGCGAATGAGGCCGGCCGATATGCGGCAATCGCAGTGCTCGCGGTCTTCGGCGTAATGCTGCTCTCGCCGCAAGTCGCGGCCGTGGTCACCCGGCCGGTGGTCGCGCTTGGCAACCGCCTCTCACAAAGGGCGGCCGGGCAGAGGGCGAGTGTCGGAGCATCTCTGCTCCTTGGTGTCGCAACCGGGCTTCTATGGGCGCCCTGCGCCGGCCCAATCCTCGGGCTGGTCCTGACCGGTGCCGCCCTCCACGGCGCCAATGTCGAGACGACTCTTCTGCTGACAGCCTACGCAGCCGGCGCGGCCACCTCGCTGGCGCTCGCGGTGCTTGCCGGCGGCCGGATGTTCGCGGCGATGAAGCGATCACTCGGCGTGGGCGAGCGCCTTCGGCAGGGCCTCGGAGTCGCCGTGCTCGCGGGAGTCGCAGCAATCGCGCTCGGCCTCGATACGGGGCTCCTGGCACGCCTGTCCTATGCCGGCACGACGAACCTCGAACAATCGCTCCTGAACCGTCTGCGAACCGACACCTACGCAGCGACGACCGTCGATCGTGCTGCATCGGCCGCGGACGGTCAGCCGCAGGCCTATCGAAGCAGCTTGCCGGTGGAGGGCATTCTTCCGCCGCTCGACGGAGCCGTTGAGTGGCTCAATTCCGAGCCACTGACGGTGGAGCAGCTTCGCGGCAAGGTCGTGCTCGTCGATTTCTGGACCTACTCCTGCATCAACTGCATCCGGACGGTCCCCTATGTTCGCGCCTGGGCAGAGAAGTACCGCGATCAGGGGTTGGTCGTTATCGGCGTGCATGCACCCGAATTCGCCTTCGAGAAGCGCATCGACAACGTCAAGCGCGCGGTCCGGGATTTCAAGATCGGCTATCCCGTTGCTATCGACAACGACTTCGCGATCTGGCGCGCTTTCGGGAACAGCTACTGGCCGGCGCACTATTTCATCGATGCCGAGGGACGCATCCGGCACCATCACTTCGGGGAGGGTGATTACGAGGAGTCGGAGCGCGTCATACAGGAACTCCTGGCGGAAGCGGCAGGTAGCCGCGGGAACGACGGCGGCATTGTGAAGCCGGAGGCAAAAGGCGCCGAATCCGCCCCCGATTTCGCCAATCTCCAGTCGGGTGAGGACTATGTCGGCTACATGCGTGCCGGGAACTTCGTATCGCCCGAAGGTGTCTCGGCCGACGAGGCGCGCGACTACTCGGTCGGGGAACTCCGCCTCAATCAGTGGGGCCTCGCTGGCAACTGGACCGTGGGACCCGAGCAAGCGACGCTCAATCGCGCCGGTGGAACCATCACCTACCGGTTCAGCGCGCGGGATCTGCATCTTGTCCTTGGACCAGGGGCCGACGGCAGGAAGGTGCGCTTTCAGGTGAAGGTCGACGGCGTTGCACCAGGTCCGGATCACGGTTCGGACATCGACGCCGACGGCGACGGCACGGTCTCGGAAACACGGCTCTATCAATTGGTTCGCCAGTCGGGAGAGGTGCGGGAGCGGACGTTCGAGATCCGCTTCCTTGATCCGGACGTCGAAGCTTTTGTCTTCACATTTGGATGA
- a CDS encoding type 1 glutamine amidotransferase domain-containing protein, with product MKILMVLTSHDRLGNTGKPTGFWLEEFAAPYYVFTDAGAEVTLASPKGGQPPIDPKSDEAGNQTEAMERFRKDPAAQKALATTQKLGDVKADGFDAIFYPGGHGPLWDLANDRNSIALIEGFYNAGKPVAAVCHGPAVLKEVTYQGQPIVKGKRVTGFTNSEEEAVQLTDVVPFLVEDELKRLGGHFEKAADWADFTVVDGRLITGQNPASSTSAAKQLLKLLQ from the coding sequence ATGAAAATCTTGATGGTTTTGACTTCGCATGACCGGCTCGGGAACACGGGCAAGCCGACCGGTTTCTGGCTCGAGGAGTTCGCGGCACCCTATTACGTGTTCACGGACGCCGGAGCAGAGGTGACGCTCGCATCGCCCAAGGGCGGCCAGCCACCGATCGATCCCAAGAGCGACGAGGCGGGCAACCAGACCGAAGCGATGGAGCGCTTCAGGAAGGATCCAGCAGCCCAGAAGGCACTGGCAACCACCCAAAAGCTCGGCGACGTCAAAGCGGACGGCTTCGATGCGATCTTCTATCCGGGCGGCCACGGCCCGCTGTGGGACCTCGCCAACGACAGGAACTCGATCGCCCTGATTGAAGGCTTCTACAACGCCGGCAAGCCGGTCGCGGCCGTCTGCCATGGCCCGGCTGTTCTTAAGGAGGTTACTTATCAGGGGCAGCCTATTGTCAAGGGAAAGCGCGTCACGGGCTTCACCAATTCCGAGGAGGAGGCGGTGCAACTGACCGACGTCGTGCCGTTCCTCGTCGAGGACGAGTTGAAGCGTCTGGGGGGTCACTTTGAAAAGGCCGCCGATTGGGCCGATTTCACGGTCGTGGACGGGCGGCTGATCACCGGGCAGAACCCGGCGTCATCCACCTCGGCGGCGAAGCAACTGCTCAAGCTTTTGCAATAG
- a CDS encoding enoyl-CoA hydratase/isomerase family protein yields MKAFKFGKLAVLLATSAMLCSSTPVFAQTAKASDSVNTQSLAAEETAKIRLTRKSAAYWQVTFNNPPLNIIGPAEVRELVKILERIEADPKVKVVVFDSTVPGFFIAHYDLLKPLEDSTGMEPGPTGMHPVPDLMVRLSRLKAVTIVSIRGRASGIGSELALAADMRFASSENAVLSQFEVGAGFVPGGGPMAYLPRLVGRGRALEILIGADDFNGELAERYGYVNRALPDAELDRFVDALATRIASFDQHAIVETKKLVDRASMPPQEEMQPGWDAFITSVQRPAAQARVKALVEKGLQRPGDVEKNLGQYTAKYQE; encoded by the coding sequence ATGAAAGCCTTCAAATTCGGAAAGCTCGCAGTTCTGCTTGCCACTTCTGCAATGCTGTGTTCCTCTACACCGGTTTTCGCACAAACCGCGAAGGCATCGGATAGCGTCAACACGCAATCCCTGGCAGCCGAGGAAACGGCGAAGATTCGCCTGACGCGCAAGAGTGCCGCCTATTGGCAGGTCACATTCAATAATCCGCCGCTTAACATCATCGGCCCCGCCGAGGTCCGCGAGTTGGTCAAGATTCTTGAGCGGATCGAAGCAGACCCGAAGGTTAAGGTGGTCGTGTTCGACAGCACCGTGCCGGGCTTTTTCATCGCCCACTATGACCTGTTGAAGCCGCTCGAAGATTCCACCGGCATGGAGCCCGGGCCGACGGGCATGCATCCCGTGCCCGACCTCATGGTGCGCCTCAGCCGTCTCAAGGCCGTGACGATCGTTTCCATTCGAGGGCGGGCGAGCGGCATCGGCAGCGAACTGGCGCTCGCCGCAGACATGCGTTTCGCCAGCAGTGAGAATGCGGTACTGTCGCAATTCGAAGTCGGCGCCGGCTTCGTCCCGGGCGGCGGCCCGATGGCCTACCTGCCTCGCCTTGTCGGCCGTGGCCGCGCCCTCGAGATCCTGATCGGCGCCGACGACTTCAACGGCGAACTGGCCGAACGCTACGGTTACGTGAACCGCGCACTGCCGGATGCGGAACTGGACCGTTTTGTCGACGCGCTGGCAACTCGCATTGCTTCGTTCGATCAGCATGCAATTGTGGAGACCAAGAAACTCGTCGATCGCGCCAGCATGCCTCCGCAAGAGGAAATGCAGCCGGGATGGGATGCATTCATCACTTCTGTTCAGCGTCCCGCTGCCCAGGCGCGGGTCAAGGCTCTCGTTGAAAAGGGGCTGCAGCGACCCGGCGATGTTGAGAAGAACCTCGGCCAGTACACGGCCAAGTACCAGGAATAG
- a CDS encoding LysR family transcriptional regulator — translation MDRIDAMRVFVTAIDEGSLAGAARRMKRSPTAVSRALSFLEAHVGVELLHRTTRTLKLSEAGQRYAAACRRVLIDLEEADMLAGGERSAPRGMLTISAPPILGEEVLCPILDDFLDLHPAVSAQLLLLDRFVNLIDEGVDIALRIGHLADSSQISTRVGGDVRRVVVASPRYLATHPRIEEPADLAKHQIVAFTNFGLDSWNFTPAKGSSIPRTVQFSPRCIVNSVRAAAASAVAGHGLTRLYSYHVAEYVRDGRLKIVLAEAEHPPLPAHLIAPQGRMSVPKVRTFVDFAAPRLRSEFARLAAEAGTLN, via the coding sequence ATGGACCGCATCGATGCTATGAGGGTGTTCGTCACGGCGATCGACGAAGGCAGTCTCGCTGGCGCCGCCCGCCGAATGAAGCGATCGCCGACGGCGGTCAGCCGAGCGCTGAGCTTCCTGGAAGCGCATGTCGGCGTCGAGTTGCTGCACCGGACGACCCGCACGCTCAAGCTGAGCGAGGCCGGCCAACGTTATGCGGCCGCCTGCCGGCGGGTGCTCATCGACCTCGAGGAAGCCGACATGCTGGCCGGCGGCGAACGTTCGGCTCCGCGTGGCATGTTGACAATTTCGGCCCCGCCGATCCTCGGCGAGGAGGTGCTGTGCCCCATTCTCGATGATTTCCTTGATCTTCACCCAGCCGTCTCCGCCCAGCTTCTCCTCCTGGACCGTTTCGTCAATCTGATAGACGAAGGCGTCGACATCGCTCTGCGTATTGGCCACCTCGCGGATTCGTCGCAGATTTCCACGCGAGTCGGCGGCGATGTCCGGCGCGTCGTGGTCGCCTCGCCTCGCTATTTGGCCACTCATCCGCGCATCGAAGAGCCGGCGGACCTCGCCAAACACCAGATCGTGGCCTTCACCAATTTCGGTCTCGATTCGTGGAACTTCACGCCGGCGAAAGGCTCATCCATCCCTCGGACGGTCCAGTTCTCGCCGAGATGCATCGTCAACAGCGTGCGGGCTGCGGCCGCCTCAGCTGTCGCAGGCCACGGCTTGACCAGGCTCTATTCCTATCATGTCGCGGAATATGTGAGAGACGGGCGGCTGAAGATCGTGCTGGCCGAGGCCGAGCACCCGCCCCTGCCGGCGCACCTCATCGCGCCGCAAGGTCGCATGTCGGTTCCGAAGGTCCGCACCTTCGTCGACTTCGCCGCGCCGCGGCTGCGCTCTGAGTTCGCACGCTTGGCGGCGGAGGCAGGCACACTTAACTGA
- a CDS encoding SDR family NAD(P)-dependent oxidoreductase, protein MSTEQKVVIITGASQGIGAGLVRAYRDRNYRVIATSRSIKPSADPSIHAVAGDISKSETAERIVREGIERFGRIDSLVNNAGVFLAKPFVEMTEEDYDNNLGVNVAGFFHITQRAAAEMLKQGSGHIVSITTSLVDQPIAGVPSALASLTKGGLNAVTRSLAMEFAKSGVRVNAVSPGIIKTPMHPIETHSALAALHPVGRMGDIRDIVDAVLYLENAGFITGEILHVDGGQNAGRW, encoded by the coding sequence ATGAGTACCGAACAGAAGGTCGTCATTATCACCGGCGCATCGCAAGGCATCGGCGCCGGATTGGTTCGCGCCTATCGCGACCGGAATTACCGCGTTATCGCCACTTCCCGATCGATCAAGCCGAGCGCCGACCCGAGTATCCATGCCGTTGCCGGCGATATCAGCAAGTCGGAAACCGCGGAGCGCATCGTCCGCGAAGGGATCGAGCGTTTCGGCCGCATCGACTCGCTGGTCAACAATGCCGGCGTCTTCCTCGCCAAGCCCTTCGTCGAAATGACTGAGGAAGACTACGACAATAACCTCGGCGTCAACGTGGCCGGCTTCTTCCACATCACCCAGCGCGCCGCCGCGGAGATGCTGAAGCAGGGTTCGGGCCATATCGTCAGCATCACCACCAGCCTGGTCGATCAACCGATCGCCGGCGTGCCCTCCGCTCTCGCCTCCCTGACCAAGGGTGGCTTGAATGCGGTGACCCGATCGCTGGCGATGGAGTTCGCGAAGAGTGGCGTGCGTGTGAACGCGGTATCTCCGGGGATTATCAAGACGCCGATGCATCCGATCGAAACGCACTCGGCCCTCGCCGCACTGCATCCGGTCGGCCGCATGGGCGACATCCGCGACATCGTCGACGCCGTTCTCTACCTCGAGAACGCCGGCTTCATCACCGGCGAGATCCTCCATGTCGACGGCGGCCAGAACGCCGGCCGCTGGTAA
- a CDS encoding tautomerase family protein codes for MPIVTVQVTREGSAPGRNSVTAEEKAAIIKGVSEVLLNVLNKPLESTYVVIEEVDLDNWGWGGLPTAQYRQQRAAETKS; via the coding sequence ATGCCTATCGTCACCGTACAGGTTACCCGCGAGGGAAGCGCCCCGGGCCGCAATTCGGTCACCGCCGAGGAAAAGGCCGCGATCATCAAGGGGGTCAGCGAGGTGCTCCTCAACGTCCTGAACAAGCCGCTTGAATCGACCTATGTCGTGATCGAGGAAGTCGACCTCGACAATTGGGGCTGGGGCGGCCTTCCGACCGCTCAATACCGGCAACAACGGGCCGCAGAGACAAAGTCCTGA
- a CDS encoding NAD(P)H-dependent flavin oxidoreductase, which translates to MPTIIENNAFRKLGLKHPLIVAPMAGGPSSPELVAAASAAGALGSAGAAYSSPAEIENFAAQVRQRTNRPFAINLFIPHPIPPIEPGTIERAIAATAKYRAELDLPAPRFSGPYEEDFDAQFEAVVRIRPAVFSFVFGLLSAEHIRAARKAGVLLIGTATTPEEAQLLEESGVDAITLQGFEAGGHRGIFDPEAADREVGIRELLAQGIKRVGVPLIAAGGIMTAEDIRAGLAAGAQAVQMGTAFLATSEAGTSAPYRSKLLEPARKTRTTRAFSGRLARGIENRFMGAMTAEAVMPFPAQNKFTRDIRSASTARGSADFLSLWAGTGQGDLWQGPASELIGQLFSK; encoded by the coding sequence ATGCCGACGATTATCGAGAACAATGCTTTTCGAAAACTGGGGCTCAAGCATCCCCTCATTGTCGCGCCGATGGCAGGCGGTCCCTCATCGCCCGAGCTCGTGGCGGCCGCGTCGGCTGCAGGCGCGCTGGGTTCAGCCGGTGCGGCCTATTCCAGCCCGGCGGAGATCGAGAATTTCGCCGCGCAAGTTCGTCAGCGCACCAACCGGCCCTTTGCGATCAACCTCTTCATTCCCCACCCGATCCCGCCGATTGAGCCCGGCACGATCGAGCGGGCGATTGCGGCTACCGCAAAGTACCGCGCCGAGCTCGATCTGCCGGCGCCGCGATTCTCGGGGCCATACGAAGAGGATTTCGATGCGCAGTTCGAGGCGGTCGTCAGGATCAGGCCCGCCGTCTTCAGTTTCGTCTTCGGACTGCTCTCCGCCGAGCATATCCGCGCCGCTCGAAAAGCTGGCGTGCTGCTCATCGGTACCGCCACCACGCCAGAGGAAGCGCAGCTTCTCGAAGAGAGCGGCGTCGACGCGATCACGCTTCAAGGCTTCGAGGCCGGCGGTCACCGCGGCATCTTCGATCCGGAAGCCGCGGACAGGGAAGTCGGCATTCGGGAACTGCTGGCACAGGGCATAAAAAGGGTGGGAGTGCCGCTCATCGCCGCGGGTGGCATTATGACGGCCGAGGACATCCGTGCGGGGCTCGCCGCGGGAGCCCAGGCGGTGCAGATGGGCACGGCGTTCCTCGCGACCTCCGAGGCCGGCACCTCCGCGCCTTATCGATCGAAGCTTCTGGAGCCCGCACGAAAGACACGGACGACGCGCGCCTTTTCGGGTCGGCTGGCGCGCGGGATCGAGAACCGCTTCATGGGCGCGATGACCGCGGAGGCCGTCATGCCCTTCCCTGCGCAGAACAAGTTCACCCGCGACATCAGGAGCGCATCGACGGCAAGGGGCTCGGCGGATTTCCTGTCGTTGTGGGCCGGCACAGGTCAGGGAGATCTATGGCAAGGCCCAGCATCAGAACTGATCGGCCAACTCTTCTCGAAATGA
- a CDS encoding SDR family oxidoreductase, with the protein MAFPLFDLAGRRALVTGSSQGIGFALARGLAEHGASIVLNGRDRSKLETAAGSLKDAGHHVAISDFDVTDYDAVKNGVEAIERDIGRIDILVNNAGMQFRTPLEDFPADRWEQLLKTNISSAFYVGQAVARNMIKRGAGKIINIASVQSELARPGIAPYAATKGAVKNLTRGMCADWAKHGLQVNAIAPGYFKTPLNQALVDSEEFSSWLEKRTPAARWGEVDELVGAAVFLASDASSFVNGHTLYVDGGITTCL; encoded by the coding sequence ATGGCTTTTCCACTTTTTGACCTCGCAGGCAGGCGCGCCCTTGTCACAGGCTCTTCGCAAGGCATCGGTTTTGCGTTGGCGCGCGGACTGGCCGAGCACGGTGCCTCGATCGTGCTCAATGGCCGGGACCGCTCGAAGCTGGAGACCGCTGCCGGGTCTCTCAAAGATGCCGGTCATCACGTCGCCATCTCGGATTTCGACGTAACCGACTACGATGCAGTGAAGAACGGGGTCGAAGCGATCGAGCGGGACATCGGGCGCATCGACATCCTGGTCAACAACGCCGGCATGCAGTTCCGCACACCGCTCGAGGACTTTCCTGCTGACCGCTGGGAGCAACTGCTGAAGACGAACATCTCCAGCGCCTTCTATGTCGGCCAGGCGGTTGCCCGAAATATGATCAAGCGCGGAGCGGGCAAGATCATCAACATCGCCTCGGTGCAAAGCGAACTGGCGCGTCCCGGGATCGCCCCCTATGCGGCCACCAAGGGTGCCGTGAAAAACCTGACGCGCGGCATGTGCGCCGACTGGGCGAAGCATGGCTTGCAGGTGAACGCCATTGCGCCGGGCTACTTCAAGACGCCGTTGAACCAAGCGCTTGTCGACAGCGAAGAATTTTCTTCGTGGCTGGAAAAGCGGACACCGGCGGCGCGCTGGGGCGAGGTCGATGAACTCGTCGGCGCGGCCGTCTTCCTCGCCAGCGATGCATCATCTTTTGTCAATGGACACACGCTTTACGTCGACGGCGGAATCACGACCTGCCTTTGA
- a CDS encoding HAD family hydrolase, translating to MDGTLLNSMAVVERVWGAWADRNGVDREILMKSVHGVRAVDTIRKLGLAVDAEFEARELAAAEIADVEGIVEIPGAVAFLNSLPPEKWAIVTSAPLELAVRRLAAAGIPTPRLMITGEDVSAGKPDPQGYLLAAGRLGVRAEECLVFEDAPAGILAGRAAGAEVAVITGAHVAAADTPHLTLAHYTDVEARLGDDGWLSLHRLNR from the coding sequence ATGGATGGAACGTTGCTCAACTCGATGGCCGTCGTCGAACGAGTCTGGGGGGCGTGGGCAGATCGCAACGGGGTCGATCGCGAAATTCTGATGAAGTCGGTGCATGGCGTACGGGCCGTCGACACCATACGCAAGCTGGGCCTCGCGGTCGACGCGGAATTCGAAGCGCGCGAACTGGCCGCGGCAGAAATCGCGGATGTCGAGGGTATCGTCGAGATTCCCGGCGCCGTCGCCTTTCTGAACTCCCTGCCACCGGAGAAATGGGCGATTGTCACCTCGGCGCCGCTCGAACTCGCTGTTCGTCGCCTAGCGGCTGCCGGGATACCGACGCCGCGGCTGATGATAACCGGTGAAGACGTGTCGGCCGGCAAACCCGACCCGCAAGGCTACCTTCTTGCGGCCGGAAGACTCGGCGTACGCGCAGAAGAGTGCCTTGTCTTCGAGGACGCGCCGGCCGGCATTCTTGCAGGAAGGGCCGCCGGGGCGGAGGTTGCGGTCATCACCGGCGCCCATGTGGCGGCCGCCGACACGCCGCACCTCACGCTCGCGCACTACACCGACGTCGAAGCCCGCCTCGGCGATGACGGGTGGCTCTCGCTGCATCGGCTTAATCGCTGA
- a CDS encoding metallophosphoesterase family protein gives MNARRLTFAVGDIHGCLAQLEALLASIESAVPSGRIIFLGDLIDRGPESRGVVERIMAGPTKPGWEWLTLKGNHEDMLLAARRGYAEMSAWLMNGGDETMASYGGAIPLSHLVWMAERPSIIVDHYRIFVHAGVDENIPLDQQGDDILLWIRTPSNHSGDYWGKHLCHGHTPSRSNPRTVGNRTNVDSGAVFGGVLSCAVFDDEKPGGPIGFLVAESVDG, from the coding sequence ATGAATGCCCGACGTCTTACCTTCGCAGTCGGTGACATTCACGGATGCCTGGCGCAGCTCGAAGCGTTGCTTGCAAGCATCGAATCCGCAGTGCCGAGCGGCCGGATCATATTCCTTGGCGATCTGATCGACCGAGGGCCGGAGAGCCGCGGTGTGGTCGAGCGGATCATGGCGGGGCCGACCAAGCCCGGCTGGGAATGGCTGACCCTCAAGGGTAATCATGAGGACATGCTTCTGGCTGCGCGAAGAGGCTACGCCGAGATGAGCGCGTGGCTCATGAACGGCGGCGACGAGACCATGGCATCCTATGGCGGGGCAATACCGTTGAGCCATCTCGTCTGGATGGCGGAGAGGCCGTCGATCATCGTTGATCACTATCGCATCTTCGTGCACGCCGGGGTCGACGAGAATATTCCGCTGGACCAGCAGGGTGACGACATCCTGCTTTGGATCAGGACGCCGTCGAACCATTCAGGCGACTACTGGGGCAAGCATCTGTGTCATGGCCATACGCCGAGCCGAAGCAATCCCAGGACCGTCGGCAACCGGACCAATGTCGATTCCGGAGCCGTCTTCGGCGGTGTGCTTTCCTGTGCCGTCTTCGACGACGAGAAGCCGGGCGGCCCGATCGGCTTTCTCGTCGCCGAGAGCGTGGACGGCTAG